The Polaribacter sp. KT25b genome contains the following window.
GATGGTCTATTATTGCAGTTGGTGTTTTATTACAAGCTGCAGATTATTTCTATTTTAAAGCTTTGCAAGATCCTGATGCACTTATTATGTTGTTGTCTGCTATTAAACGAAGTCAGATTCTTATTGCGGTTGTTGTTGGTGGACTTGTCTTTAAAGAGAAAAATAAGCGCAAAAAATTAATTCCGTTAGTCGGAATTATGATAGGAGTTTTTCTGATTTTGTATTCTTAATATTATTATCTTTTTTGTTTCTATTCATCTGATATCCTATTAGTTTAAATCAAATTGATAGTTTTAATTTAGTACTATCAATTTTGCCTATTTAAGAATATATAAATGTTTGTTAAAAAAAAGAATGAACGTTCATTTTTACATATCTTTGTATCAGAATTTATAGAAAATGGCAAAGCTTCAAAAAAGTATTGATAAACGAAATGCACTGGTAAAAGCAACTATCGAGTTGGTAAACAACAATGGTTTTCATGCAACACCAATGAGTAAAATTGCTAAAATGGCAAATGTTTCTCCTGCTACAATTTATTTATATTTTGAAAATAAACAAGATTTGTTAAATCAAACATATATAGAAGTTAAAGCAGCATACACAGAATATGCTTTTGAAACCTATGACGAAACAATGCCCGTTGAAGCCGGATTTAAATTGATTTGGAAACGAATTGCAGATTTTAAATTAAATGAATGCGAAAATGCGATGTTTTTAGCACAATGTGATAATACACCAATTATTGATGAAACAAGCAGACAAGAAGGAATTAAACATTTGCAACCGCTACTCGATCTTTGGGAACGTGGCAAAAAAGAAGGCATTATAAAGCCAATTTCAGATTATCTTCTATATGCGTATGCAATAAATCCGTTATCATTTTTAATGATGACACAAAATCGTGGCGCATTTATACTAGATAAAACTCATATAGAAGAAGCTTACGAAGCTGCTTGGAGCAGTATAAAAATTTAATACTATTTAATTTAAAAATGAATAAAACAGCTATTATTTTAGGAGCAACTGGTTTAACGGGAAACCTACTTTTACAAAAGTTAATTAATGATGATAATTATACATCAATTAAATTATTCTCTAGAAAAAAAATTGAAGGTTTACCTTTAAAAGTTGAACAATTTATTGGTAACATTATTGATTTAGAATCATTTAAATCAGATTTTACTGCGGATGAAGTCTTTTGTTGTATTGGTACAACGTTAAAGAAAACGCCTAATAAAGAAGTGTATAGAAGTATTGATTATGGTATACCAACCAAAGCCGCTAAACTATCCAAAGAAAATAATATTGAGACTTTTATGGTGATTTCTGCTCTTGGTGCTAGTTCAAAAAGTGCTTTGTTTTACAATAAATTAAAGGGTGAAATGGAAGATTCAGTTTTAAGTTTTGGTATTAAAAATACTTACATTTTACAGCCTTCCTATATACAAGGTGACAGAACTGAAAACAGACCTTTGGAGCGCTTGTATGATGTGATTTTTCCAATAGTAAACATTTTTCTTATCGGAAATTTAAAAAAATATAAAATTATAAAAGCAACTACAATTGCTGATGCTATGCAAAATTTAGCATCTATAAAACCAACAATAAAACGAATAGAATCAGATCAAATTAAAGAATACGCAATACATAAATAATTAAAAAATAAAATATATAATATGGAATTATTAGACAAATTAAACTGGAGATACGCTGCAAAAGCAATGAATGGTAAAAAAGTATCAGAAGATAAAATTGAACGAATTTTAGAAGCTGCACGTTTAGCACCAACATCAAGCGGATTGCAACCATTCGAGATAATTGTAATTAAAAATCAAGCTATTAAAGAAGAAATAAAACCAGTGGCTTGGAATCAATCTGTAATTACAGACTGTTCTCACCTACTCGTTTTTGCTGCTTGGGATACATATACTGAAGATAGAATAAACCACATGTTCGATTTAACAAACGAAATTCGTGGCTTTAAAAATGAAGGTTGGGAAAACTACCGTCAGATGTTATTAGGTATGTATCCACAAAGAGATTCAGAAGAAAACTTTAACCATGCTGCAAAACAAGCATACATTGCTTTTGCAGAAGCATTAACTGCTGCTGCTTTTGAAGAAGTAGACACAACTCCTTTAGAAGGTTTTGATGCGAATGCTGTTGACAAAATTTTAGGATTAAGAGAAAAAGGATTACGTAGCGCTGTAATGTTACCTGTTGGTTACAGAAAAGAAGATGCAGATTGGTTGGTTAACTTAGTAAAAGTTAGAAAACCTATGGAAGAATTAGTGACTATTATTGAATAGTAAATACGTTTTAAATTAACCGATTAAAAAGAAAAGAAGATGAACAATTTTGAATTTAAAAACCCTACTAAAATTATATTTGGTAAGGATTCTATTAAGAAATTAGAAAATGAAATTCCTAAAGATGCCAAAGTATTATTGCTTTATGGAGGAGGAAGTATTAAGAAAAACGGAATATACAATCAAGTAAAAAACGCTTTGGCAAAAGTTGATATTGTTGAGTTTGGAGGAATTCCTGCAAATCCAGAATATGCTCTATTAATGGATGCTTTAAAAGTAATTAAAGACGAAAAAATAACCTATTTATTAGCAGTTGGTGGTGGATCTGTAATTGACGGAACTAAATTTTTATCTGCTGCTGCTTTATATGAAGGCGATTCTCCTTGGGATATTTTAACCAAAAACATTAGAACAGAAAAAGGAATGCCTTTTGGTACTGTTTTAACATTACCTGCTACAGGTTCAGAAATGAATTCTGGTGCTGTAATTACAAGAAAAGAAACCAAAGAAAAACTAGCAATGGGTGGCCCAGGTTTGTTTCCTGAGTTTTCTATATTAGATCCGCAAGTAATTTCTTCTATTCCAGAACGTCAATTAGCAAACGGATTAATGGATTCTTTTACGCATGTTTTAGAACAATATATGACGTATCCTATTGGTGCTTTACTACAAGATCGTTTTGCAGAAAGTATTTTACAAACTATTATTGAAGTTGCTCCGAAGGTTTTAAAAGATCCTACAGATTATAACGCGGCTTCTAATTTTATGTGGAGTTGTACAATGGCTTTAAACGGATTGATTCAAAAAGGAGTGCCATCAGATTGGGCAGTTCATGCAATGGGTCATGAGTTAACAGCTTTATTTGGTATTGATCACGCACGTACTTTAGCAGTAATTACACCAAGTCATTATAAGTTCAATTTTGAAGCTAAAAAAGAAAAATTAGCACAATATGGTGAACGTGTTTGGAATATTACGGATGGAAATACAGATGAAAAAGCACACGCTGCAATTGAAAAAACAGTCGACTTTTTTCATGAATTAGGCATTGATACAAAACTATCTGATTATACAAAAGACTACGAAGGAACTGCTGAAAAAATAGCAAAACGTTTTACAGATCGTGGTTGGTTAGGTTTAGGAGAACATCAAAATTTATCACCAGATAAGGTTGAGAAAATTGTAAAAATGGCTTATTAGATTTTATGATTTATCACTTTAAATCATAAACATTAAAAAGTAATTTCTGATAAAAAATCAGAAGAAAAATAGAATTAAAAAAATAAGAAAATGAAAATATTATTTGTAGTAACATCTCACGATAAATTAGGAGATACAGGAAAAAAAACAGGATTTTGGGTAGAAGAATTCGCAAATCCATATTACACTTTATTAGATAAAGGTGCAACTATTACTATTGCAACACCAAAAGGAGGTATTGCACCTATAGATCCAAGTAGCGATTCGCCAGATGCTGCAACAGCAGACACAGAACGTTTTAATAAAGATGCAGATGCACAAGCTAAAATTGCAAATACTTATAAATTATCTGATATGAATCCAGATAATTTTGATGCAGTATTTTATCCAGGTGGTCATGGACCTTTATGGGATTTGGCAAATGACAAAACATCTATTGCTTTAATCGAGAAATTCAATTCTCAGCAGAAACCAATAGCTTTTGTTTGTCATGCGCCAGTAGCTTTAAAAGGTGTTAAAAATACTGATGGAAAGTATTTAGTGAAAGGCAAAAAAGTAACCGGATTTTCTAATTTAGAAGAAACTCAAGTTGGATTAACTGAAATTGTACCAATTTTAGTTGAAGATATGTTGATTGAAGCTGGTGCTTTTTACTCAAACGCAGATGCTTGGGCACCTTATGCTATTCAGGATGGAAATTTAATTACAGGTCAAAATCCTGCTTCATCTCAGCTTGTTGCAGAGAAATTATTAGCAAGTTTAAACTAAAATATAGTTTGGTTAATTGTAAAAAGGTTGTCTTTTAAAACAACCTTTTTATGTTTACAAATCAAAATAACTTTAGTTACTTATTTTATTGTTTAGTAACTAATAATTATGTGATTATAATCTTAATATCCCTTTGTTTTTTTTAGAATAAACTATTCAACATTTCTTACCAAACGAACATAGTTATTATAACGTTCTCCACCTTCACTTGCTGGTCCATTTTCATGTTTGGTATCAAAACGTACAGCTCCTGCTCCATGAAAATCTAAACCCTCGTTATTTACAGCACGCCCAAAAGAAACATACCAAGCATAATAATATGGTTTCCCTTTTTGAAATCTAGCAGAAGTACTTGTCCAAAAATAAGGATAATCTTTAACGTTATTTTCATTCGTAATTTCAGAAGTAGAAAATATTGGATCAATTGCAGCGCTATCAAAATTTGAATCTTTTGCTCCTGGTGCATAATCATAATCTACAATTCCTTGTAACTCTTTCACATTCGGTAAACGCCAATCTGAATATCCTGCTAATTCTGAATGTTCTGCATAGTAAAGCGCGGATTTCCAATCTAAACCTTTTTTACTATCATCTTTAGACCACATTAAACCAGATGCTTTATCTGTAATAGTTTTATCTCCATTATCTATAAACTGATTTGTGCCATAAATAGCCCCACGAACTGCACGTACATGTTTTAACATTGGATTCCCTATAGGTCTAGTTCCTTTACCTTGACCAGGAGGTGGAGGTCTATTTTCGTTGCTATTTTCTCCTTTTGCACCTTGTGGTTTTTGATTTCCTGGAGGTGGACCTTTTCTATCTTTTCTGTCTTTTGGCTCTTCACCTGCGTATGCTTTTATATGACCAGTAGCATGGTTTACTCCAAAAACTGCTGCATATTTACCTTCTTCTGTATGACCTACATATTTATTGCTTGTCCAATATTGTTCACTTTTATCTACGTGTTCATTATTTACAAGCGAAAAATAAGTAGTATCTAAATAAGGCCAACCTTCGCTAAAATCACTAATTGAATATAACTCTTTAGCTGTTGGCATTCTCCAATCATCATATCCTCCTAGTTCTAAATTTTCTGTATATTCTTTTGCTCCTTTCCAATCAAATCCTTCTGTTGTAGGAATTTCTTGCCACATCAATCCAGAATTTAAGTCTAAAACTGTTCCATCTTCATTTTTTTTAAAAGACATTTTTTTGCCTTTTAAATAAGTAGCATCTTGTCCGTAAAGAGAATCATTAGGCTGTAAATTTGTTAAAACTTCTCCATCATTATCATAAGTAACAGTTTGACCCGTTGCAATTTGAACATAATTATTCACTTTTTTTTCAATTGCTTTTGAATCTTTTTTTTGTCCTTTACAAGATTGTAAATTTAAGATCAGTAATACAAAAGTCAATACAATAATAGGTTTATTAAATTTATAAGTTTTCATAATATATTATTTTTTATTCTAATAGAATCTGTAACGTTAATTGATTCTATTCTTTTTATTATTCATAACGTAAAGCTGTTATAGGGTCTAATGCTGATGCCTTTCTTGCAGGATACCATCCGAAGAAAATACCAGTTACTGCACAAACTACAAATGAGATTATTATAGAATATAAAGCAACGCTTGTAGGCCAATTTAAAAATTTCTCTATAAAAACTGTAGCACTAAGACCTAATATAACCCCTAAAATTCCACCGGTAATACTTATTAAAATAGCTTCAATTAAAAATTGCATTAATATATCTGATCCTTTAGCACCAACTGCCATTCGTAATCCAATTTCTCGAGTTCGTTCTTTTACGGAAACATACATAATATTCATAATTCCTATTCCTCCAATTAAGAGTGATATTCCTGCAACTGCAACTAATAAAACAGTTAACATTTCGCTTGTAGAACTAAATGTAGAAATTAACTCTTCCATAGAACGAACTGTAAAATCATCATCTTCATTATCCATTAATTTGTGTTGAGAACGTAAAATTTCTGTAACTTGTGTTACTGCTTCTGGTGCATCATCTTCACTAACAGCCGAGGCCATAATTTGATTTAAATAATCGATAGCCAAAATACGTTTTTGAACTGTTGTATAAGGTGCTATAACAACATCATCTTGATCTTGACCAAAGGTGTTTTCTCCTTTTTCTTCTAATACACCAATTACTTTAAACGGAATATTATTAAAACGAATCATTTGACCAATTGGTTCTTGACCATCAGGAAAAACATTATCCACAACTGTTTGGCCTATTAAAACTACTTTTGAAGCCGATTTTACTTCAGCATCTGTAAACATACTTCCGCTTTGTAACCCTACTACTTTAATATTAAGATATTCTGGATTTACACCATAAATAGTACTTGGCCAGTTGTTAGAACCATTAATTACTTGGCCTCCACTATTTACAACTGGTGTAATGTAACTTAACAAGTTAGCTTCTTCTTTTATTTTTTCATAATCTTTAAGTATCAAAGTTTGAACGTTTCCTCCACTACCTCTAGCTGGGCCTCTATCGTCAGCTCCAGGTCTTATAGTAATCATATTAGATCCCATACTAGAAATTGTTGTTCTAATACTTTCTTTAGAACCTTCTCCAATAGCTAACATGGCAATTACTGAAGCTACCCCAATAATTATACCCAACATAGTTAGTAAGGTTCTTGTTTTATTTAAAACGATAGCCTTAAATGCAATTTTTAATAGATTTAATAGTCTCATAATTAGTCTTCTTGTTTAGGTAATTTCGCTAATTCTTTTGCTGCAGATTGTATATTCTCATTTTTATAATCTTTAATAAGATGCCCATCTTTTAATACAATTGTTCTATTACTAAATGTAGCAATATCTGGTTCATGTGTTACAAAAGTAATCGTAATCCCTTTTTTATTTAGTTCTTGAAACAAAGACATAATTTCATAGGATGTTCTTGTATCTAAGTTACCTGTAGCTTCATCAGCAAGAATCATAACTGGGTTATTTACCAAAGACCTTGCAATAGCAACACGTTGTTGTTGTCCTCCAGAAAGTTGTGCTGGTGTATGATCCATTCTATCACCCAAACCAACCATTTCTAATGCTTCAATTGCTCTTTTTCTTCGTTCTTCTGTAGAAACTTTACTATTATAAATTAAAGGTAATTCAACATTTTCTATTGCAGATGTTCTTGCTAATAAATTATACGATTGAAAAATAAAACCTATTTTTTCATTTCTGATAGTTGCCAAATCATTTCTACTTAAATCTTTTACTTTTACACCATCAATTTCATAAGTTCCAGAAGTTGGTTGATCTAAACATCCTAAAATATTTAGCAATGTAC
Protein-coding sequences here:
- a CDS encoding iron-containing alcohol dehydrogenase, producing the protein MNNFEFKNPTKIIFGKDSIKKLENEIPKDAKVLLLYGGGSIKKNGIYNQVKNALAKVDIVEFGGIPANPEYALLMDALKVIKDEKITYLLAVGGGSVIDGTKFLSAAALYEGDSPWDILTKNIRTEKGMPFGTVLTLPATGSEMNSGAVITRKETKEKLAMGGPGLFPEFSILDPQVISSIPERQLANGLMDSFTHVLEQYMTYPIGALLQDRFAESILQTIIEVAPKVLKDPTDYNAASNFMWSCTMALNGLIQKGVPSDWAVHAMGHELTALFGIDHARTLAVITPSHYKFNFEAKKEKLAQYGERVWNITDGNTDEKAHAAIEKTVDFFHELGIDTKLSDYTKDYEGTAEKIAKRFTDRGWLGLGEHQNLSPDKVEKIVKMAY
- a CDS encoding nitroreductase family protein encodes the protein MELLDKLNWRYAAKAMNGKKVSEDKIERILEAARLAPTSSGLQPFEIIVIKNQAIKEEIKPVAWNQSVITDCSHLLVFAAWDTYTEDRINHMFDLTNEIRGFKNEGWENYRQMLLGMYPQRDSEENFNHAAKQAYIAFAEALTAAAFEEVDTTPLEGFDANAVDKILGLREKGLRSAVMLPVGYRKEDADWLVNLVKVRKPMEELVTIIE
- a CDS encoding TetR/AcrR family transcriptional regulator, encoding MAKLQKSIDKRNALVKATIELVNNNGFHATPMSKIAKMANVSPATIYLYFENKQDLLNQTYIEVKAAYTEYAFETYDETMPVEAGFKLIWKRIADFKLNECENAMFLAQCDNTPIIDETSRQEGIKHLQPLLDLWERGKKEGIIKPISDYLLYAYAINPLSFLMMTQNRGAFILDKTHIEEAYEAAWSSIKI
- a CDS encoding ABC transporter ATP-binding protein, which translates into the protein MTKEIIKIEDLKREFIMGTETVHALRGISFNIKEGEFVTIMGSSGSGKSTLLNILGCLDQPTSGTYEIDGVKVKDLSRNDLATIRNEKIGFIFQSYNLLARTSAIENVELPLIYNSKVSTEERRKRAIEALEMVGLGDRMDHTPAQLSGGQQQRVAIARSLVNNPVMILADEATGNLDTRTSYEIMSLFQELNKKGITITFVTHEPDIATFSNRTIVLKDGHLIKDYKNENIQSAAKELAKLPKQED
- a CDS encoding type 1 glutamine amidotransferase domain-containing protein yields the protein MKILFVVTSHDKLGDTGKKTGFWVEEFANPYYTLLDKGATITIATPKGGIAPIDPSSDSPDAATADTERFNKDADAQAKIANTYKLSDMNPDNFDAVFYPGGHGPLWDLANDKTSIALIEKFNSQQKPIAFVCHAPVALKGVKNTDGKYLVKGKKVTGFSNLEETQVGLTEIVPILVEDMLIEAGAFYSNADAWAPYAIQDGNLITGQNPASSQLVAEKLLASLN
- a CDS encoding nucleoside-diphosphate sugar epimerase, with protein sequence MNKTAIILGATGLTGNLLLQKLINDDNYTSIKLFSRKKIEGLPLKVEQFIGNIIDLESFKSDFTADEVFCCIGTTLKKTPNKEVYRSIDYGIPTKAAKLSKENNIETFMVISALGASSKSALFYNKLKGEMEDSVLSFGIKNTYILQPSYIQGDRTENRPLERLYDVIFPIVNIFLIGNLKKYKIIKATTIADAMQNLASIKPTIKRIESDQIKEYAIHK
- a CDS encoding ABC transporter permease; this translates as MRLLNLLKIAFKAIVLNKTRTLLTMLGIIIGVASVIAMLAIGEGSKESIRTTISSMGSNMITIRPGADDRGPARGSGGNVQTLILKDYEKIKEEANLLSYITPVVNSGGQVINGSNNWPSTIYGVNPEYLNIKVVGLQSGSMFTDAEVKSASKVVLIGQTVVDNVFPDGQEPIGQMIRFNNIPFKVIGVLEEKGENTFGQDQDDVVIAPYTTVQKRILAIDYLNQIMASAVSEDDAPEAVTQVTEILRSQHKLMDNEDDDFTVRSMEELISTFSSTSEMLTVLLVAVAGISLLIGGIGIMNIMYVSVKERTREIGLRMAVGAKGSDILMQFLIEAILISITGGILGVILGLSATVFIEKFLNWPTSVALYSIIISFVVCAVTGIFFGWYPARKASALDPITALRYE
- a CDS encoding DUF1566 domain-containing protein yields the protein MKTYKFNKPIIVLTFVLLILNLQSCKGQKKDSKAIEKKVNNYVQIATGQTVTYDNDGEVLTNLQPNDSLYGQDATYLKGKKMSFKKNEDGTVLDLNSGLMWQEIPTTEGFDWKGAKEYTENLELGGYDDWRMPTAKELYSISDFSEGWPYLDTTYFSLVNNEHVDKSEQYWTSNKYVGHTEEGKYAAVFGVNHATGHIKAYAGEEPKDRKDRKGPPPGNQKPQGAKGENSNENRPPPPGQGKGTRPIGNPMLKHVRAVRGAIYGTNQFIDNGDKTITDKASGLMWSKDDSKKGLDWKSALYYAEHSELAGYSDWRLPNVKELQGIVDYDYAPGAKDSNFDSAAIDPIFSTSEITNENNVKDYPYFWTSTSARFQKGKPYYYAWYVSFGRAVNNEGLDFHGAGAVRFDTKHENGPASEGGERYNNYVRLVRNVE